A stretch of Bradyrhizobium sp. AZCC 2262 DNA encodes these proteins:
- a CDS encoding PDR/VanB family oxidoreductase, translating to MDQFEVVVSKAEALTPRIREFVLARANGAPMPGWAAGAHIDVHLPDVGRRSYSLIETASPRGAAEHPTAYRIAVLQESKSRGGSTHMHGLKTGDRLTISPPANNFPLGAGTSEVALVAGGIGVTPLLAMACELSATKRPFSFYYAGRSRSELAFLGDIERLASAGATIHADDEAGRFFDLEGLMNRLAPDVPLYLCGPLPMIEAAIALAKRMSWPQGRLHFEIFTAPEEKTGDASFEVELKCNGRVYEIPAGKTILDVLLEAGEDPIHDCKRGDCGICQTTVIEGIPDHRDYILSESEKASNKVMQICISRAKTKRLVLDL from the coding sequence ATGGATCAATTCGAGGTCGTGGTATCGAAGGCCGAGGCGCTCACGCCGCGCATTCGCGAATTCGTCCTTGCACGCGCCAACGGTGCCCCGATGCCGGGCTGGGCCGCGGGCGCCCATATCGATGTCCATCTGCCCGATGTCGGCCGGCGCTCCTATTCTCTGATCGAGACGGCATCACCGCGAGGGGCCGCCGAACATCCGACCGCCTATCGCATCGCCGTGCTGCAGGAAAGCAAGAGCCGCGGCGGCTCGACCCATATGCACGGTCTCAAGACCGGCGATCGCCTGACGATCTCGCCGCCGGCGAACAATTTTCCGCTCGGTGCAGGCACGAGCGAAGTCGCGCTGGTCGCGGGCGGCATCGGCGTGACGCCACTGCTTGCGATGGCCTGTGAATTGAGCGCTACGAAGCGGCCGTTCTCGTTTTACTACGCCGGCCGCAGCCGCAGCGAGCTCGCCTTTCTCGGCGACATCGAGCGGCTGGCCAGCGCGGGCGCGACGATCCACGCCGACGACGAAGCCGGCCGGTTTTTCGATCTCGAGGGCCTGATGAACCGACTCGCGCCCGATGTGCCGCTGTACCTCTGCGGACCGCTGCCGATGATCGAGGCCGCGATCGCGCTGGCCAAGCGGATGAGCTGGCCGCAGGGACGGCTGCATTTCGAAATATTCACCGCACCCGAAGAGAAGACCGGCGATGCCAGTTTCGAGGTCGAACTCAAGTGCAACGGGCGCGTCTATGAAATTCCAGCTGGCAAGACCATTCTCGACGTGCTGCTCGAGGCCGGCGAAGACCCGATACATGACTGCAAGCGCGGCGATTGCGGTATCTGCCAGACAACGGTCATCGAGGGCATTCCCGATCATCGCGACTACATCTTGAGCGAAAGCGAGAAGGCGTCGAACAAGGTGATGCAGATCTGTATTTCGCGCGCGAAAACCAAGCGTCTCGTGCTCGACCTGTGA
- a CDS encoding aromatic ring-hydroxylating dioxygenase subunit alpha: MTRYASNAAALRALVREQEVHRDVYVSEEVFQLEMEHMFPNSWVYVGHDSQVPNAGDYYGTTIGTQPVLLVRHTDGTVKVLHNRCPHKGTRITSETCGNAGKFFRCPYHAWSFKTDGSLLAIPLKKGYENTGFEQSHAATGMAPVRHVRNYRGFVFGKINDGGLDFEEFFGESLSSFDNMIDRSPAGQLKVAGGVLRYMHNCNWKMLVENQTDTCHPMVAHESSAGTVVEVWKKAPPGTKKPMAVEIIAPFMSPYEFFENMGIRIWDNGHGHTGVHHSIHSDYSAVPGYFDKMTAAYGEARAKAILDENRHNTVYFPNIMIKGPIQLLRQFKPIAANKTLVESWTFQLVDAPDMLLERTLMYNRLINAPTSIVGHDDLEMYERAQEGLHSNGNEWVNLQRLYSPDEAGQTNVAVNGTSEWPMRHQFRAWSKFMTMGM; encoded by the coding sequence ATGACCCGATATGCCAGCAACGCCGCTGCGCTTCGCGCCCTGGTCCGCGAGCAGGAGGTTCACCGTGACGTCTATGTCAGCGAAGAGGTGTTCCAGCTCGAAATGGAGCATATGTTCCCGAACAGCTGGGTCTATGTCGGCCACGACAGCCAGGTCCCCAACGCGGGCGACTATTACGGCACCACGATCGGCACGCAGCCTGTCTTGCTGGTCCGCCACACCGATGGAACGGTAAAGGTGCTGCACAACCGCTGCCCGCACAAGGGCACGCGGATCACGTCCGAGACCTGCGGCAACGCCGGAAAATTCTTCCGCTGCCCCTACCACGCCTGGAGCTTCAAGACCGACGGCTCGCTGCTCGCGATTCCCTTGAAGAAGGGCTACGAGAACACCGGCTTTGAACAGAGCCACGCCGCGACCGGAATGGCGCCGGTGCGCCATGTCCGCAACTATCGCGGCTTCGTATTCGGCAAGATCAATGACGGCGGCCTCGACTTCGAGGAGTTCTTCGGCGAAAGCCTGTCGAGCTTCGACAACATGATCGACCGTTCGCCGGCCGGCCAGCTCAAGGTCGCCGGCGGCGTGCTGCGCTATATGCACAATTGCAATTGGAAGATGCTGGTCGAAAACCAGACCGATACCTGCCATCCGATGGTGGCGCACGAATCCTCCGCCGGAACCGTGGTCGAGGTCTGGAAGAAGGCGCCTCCCGGCACCAAAAAGCCGATGGCGGTCGAGATCATCGCGCCCTTCATGAGCCCGTACGAATTCTTCGAGAACATGGGCATCCGGATCTGGGACAACGGACACGGCCACACCGGCGTGCACCACTCGATCCATTCCGACTATTCGGCGGTGCCCGGCTATTTCGACAAGATGACAGCCGCCTATGGCGAGGCCCGCGCCAAGGCGATCCTCGACGAGAACCGGCACAACACGGTCTACTTCCCCAACATCATGATCAAGGGTCCGATCCAGCTGTTGCGGCAGTTCAAGCCGATTGCGGCCAACAAGACGCTGGTCGAATCCTGGACGTTCCAGCTCGTCGATGCGCCCGACATGCTGCTCGAGCGCACGCTGATGTACAACCGGCTGATCAATGCGCCGACCTCGATCGTCGGCCACGACGACCTCGAAATGTACGAGCGCGCGCAGGAAGGCCTGCACTCGAACGGCAACGAGTGGGTGAACCTGCAGCGCCTCTACAGTCCCGACGAGGCCGGACAGACCAACGTCGCGGTCAACGGGACCAGCGAGTGGCCGATGCGCCACCAGTTCCGGGCGTGGTCCAAGTTCATGACGATGGGGATGTGA
- a CDS encoding aromatic-ring-hydroxylating dioxygenase subunit beta yields MSMVTEAPLKNAVPTDQELIDFVVREARLIDQQRFDEWLDMYADDAFYWMPLEWNQTDPRLTCSLMYEDKLLLSIRVERLKGARTFSQKPKSRCHHVLQTPQVDSRDAAANSYVTWTPIHYVETRLDEQALYAAWVTHHLSVENGKLKIKLKRVDLINCDAAFGNIQLFM; encoded by the coding sequence ATGAGCATGGTCACTGAAGCTCCCCTCAAGAATGCGGTCCCCACCGATCAGGAACTGATCGACTTCGTCGTTCGTGAGGCACGGCTGATCGATCAGCAGCGTTTCGACGAATGGCTCGACATGTACGCCGACGACGCCTTCTACTGGATGCCGCTGGAATGGAATCAAACCGATCCGCGGCTGACCTGCTCGCTGATGTACGAGGACAAGCTGTTGCTCTCGATCCGGGTCGAACGGCTCAAGGGCGCGCGAACCTTCAGCCAGAAGCCGAAGAGCCGCTGCCATCACGTGCTGCAGACGCCGCAGGTCGATTCGCGCGACGCCGCCGCCAACAGCTACGTCACCTGGACCCCGATACATTATGTCGAGACCCGCCTCGACGAGCAGGCGCTCTATGCGGCCTGGGTCACGCATCATCTGAGCGTCGAAAACGGAAAGCTGAAGATCAAGCTCAAGCGTGTCGACCTGATCAATTGCGATGCTGCCTTCGGCAACATCCAGCTCTTTATGTGA
- a CDS encoding SDR family NAD(P)-dependent oxidoreductase: MSVVHHTAIVSGGNTGIGAAIARGLLAEGYDVISLSRRKPDWSHPKLSSREVDLLDAAATRQAATEIAAKVAITHVVHNAGAIRAKLLEEVVDEDVGALAQLHFGAAIALAQAALPGMKQARFGRIVLLSSRAALGAATRTVYSATKAGIIGMARTWALELAPFGITVNVVAPGPIGDTEMFESVMSPESERAKKLAQSIPLGRLGKSADVARAVTFFSSPDADFITGQTLYVCGGASIGSISI, from the coding sequence ATGAGCGTGGTTCACCACACGGCGATCGTGAGCGGCGGCAATACCGGCATTGGCGCGGCGATCGCCCGCGGCCTCCTGGCCGAGGGCTATGATGTGATTTCGCTGTCGCGGCGCAAGCCCGACTGGAGCCACCCAAAACTCTCCTCGCGCGAGGTCGACCTGCTCGATGCGGCCGCGACGCGTCAGGCGGCCACGGAAATTGCCGCGAAGGTTGCGATTACCCATGTCGTGCATAATGCCGGCGCGATCCGCGCCAAGCTGCTGGAAGAGGTCGTTGACGAGGATGTCGGCGCATTGGCTCAGCTGCATTTCGGCGCCGCGATTGCGCTGGCGCAGGCGGCGCTGCCGGGCATGAAGCAGGCTCGCTTCGGCCGCATCGTGTTGCTGTCGTCGCGTGCCGCGCTGGGAGCTGCCACCCGCACGGTCTATTCGGCGACCAAGGCCGGTATCATCGGCATGGCGCGGACCTGGGCGCTGGAGCTTGCCCCTTTCGGCATTACCGTCAATGTCGTCGCGCCCGGCCCGATCGGCGATACCGAGATGTTCGAGAGCGTGATGTCGCCGGAATCCGAACGTGCAAAAAAGCTGGCGCAGTCGATTCCTCTCGGCCGTCTCGGCAAATCCGCCGACGTGGCGCGGGCGGTTACTTTCTTCAGTTCACCCGATGCCGACTTCATCACCGGGCAGACGCTGTATGTCTGCGGCGGAGCCAGCATCGGATCGATTTCCATCTAG
- a CDS encoding MarR family winged helix-turn-helix transcriptional regulator, giving the protein MDATVKRKARSPKGARGQALRPAEPAHESDGAHLELRIWLRLLSCATRIEKALNARLRKEFNTTLARFDLLAQLARKPAGATMSEVSELLMVSNGAITALVQKLEADGFIHREVDSEDRRTFRLRLSQEGAREFGRMARRHEEWVIALIGELSPVAQSDLLQHLTLLKRRLDKHS; this is encoded by the coding sequence ATGGATGCCACAGTCAAACGAAAGGCCCGATCCCCAAAGGGTGCGCGCGGGCAAGCGCTGCGGCCGGCCGAGCCGGCGCACGAATCCGATGGCGCGCATCTGGAATTACGTATCTGGCTGCGGCTGCTCTCCTGCGCCACCCGGATCGAGAAGGCGCTGAACGCGCGCCTGCGCAAGGAGTTCAACACCACGCTGGCCCGCTTCGACCTGCTGGCGCAGCTCGCCCGTAAGCCGGCTGGCGCAACCATGTCTGAAGTTTCCGAACTCCTGATGGTCTCGAACGGCGCGATCACCGCCCTCGTGCAGAAGCTGGAAGCCGATGGCTTCATCCATCGCGAGGTCGACTCTGAGGATCGCCGCACCTTCCGTTTGCGCCTATCGCAGGAAGGCGCCAGGGAATTCGGCCGGATGGCGCGCCGGCATGAGGAATGGGTGATTGCCCTGATCGGCGAACTATCGCCCGTTGCGCAGTCGGACCTGCTGCAACATCTGACCCTGCTCAAGCGCCGCCTCGACAAGCACTCCTGA
- a CDS encoding dienelactone hydrolase family protein, translating to MKQDDPLEDFTRRDITLDGVSKVVYVAGTGPAVIVMTEMPGISPHVARFARWVRDAGFTVHMPSLFGRDGAVPGAEEGAAVFQRACVSAEFRALASNESSPVTKWLRSLARFAHGECGGPGVGAIGMCFTGNFALTMMLEPSMLAPVLSQPSLPLNNPAGIEIAPDEVRCVRERLEREDLTVLAYRFAGDKFCMAQRFAAYAEALGDRFIGRVLPDSAANADLAPFFERHVTTPHSVVTAHLIDEAGQPTIAARDEILAFFRHRLK from the coding sequence ATGAAACAGGACGATCCGCTCGAGGATTTCACGCGCCGCGACATCACGCTCGATGGCGTCAGCAAGGTCGTCTACGTGGCCGGCACAGGGCCGGCCGTCATCGTGATGACGGAGATGCCGGGCATCAGCCCGCATGTCGCAAGGTTTGCCCGCTGGGTCCGCGACGCCGGCTTCACCGTCCACATGCCGTCGCTGTTCGGTCGTGATGGCGCCGTTCCAGGCGCGGAGGAGGGCGCCGCGGTCTTCCAGCGCGCCTGTGTGAGCGCTGAGTTTCGCGCCCTCGCTTCAAACGAATCCAGTCCCGTGACAAAGTGGCTGCGGTCGCTGGCGCGTTTTGCGCATGGCGAGTGCGGCGGTCCCGGCGTCGGCGCCATCGGGATGTGCTTTACGGGAAATTTTGCGCTGACCATGATGCTCGAGCCGTCAATGCTGGCGCCGGTGCTCTCGCAGCCGTCGCTGCCGCTGAACAATCCGGCCGGCATTGAAATCGCGCCCGACGAAGTCAGGTGCGTCCGCGAACGGCTCGAGCGGGAAGATCTGACGGTGCTGGCCTATCGCTTCGCGGGTGACAAGTTCTGCATGGCGCAACGCTTCGCGGCCTATGCGGAGGCGCTCGGCGACCGCTTCATCGGGCGGGTGCTTCCGGACAGTGCGGCGAATGCCGATCTTGCGCCGTTCTTCGAGCGTCACGTCACGACGCCACATAGCGTCGTCACCGCGCACCTGATCGACGAGGCCGGCCAGCCGACGATCGCGGCCCGCGACGAGATTTTGGCGTTCTTCAGGCACAGGCTAAAATGA
- a CDS encoding GlxA family transcriptional regulator, with protein MTKVAVVEIDGCMASSAAITHDVLATANRIGAAKRVPPFKVTTVRCGFRRNDVDLRGIELVIVPGLGTASADELETKLKSPMCRRAGDLLMRAHATGAVLAASCASTFLLAETGLLDGRRATTTWWFAPLFRQRYPAIELLSERMVVADWPIATGGAAMAQMDLMLAVVGRFAGPSLARACANYLLLDERRSQAPFMAITYLASQDPRIAKAEKWVRENIARDFAIEELANAVALAPRTFARRVSATCGVSPIQFVQRIRLETARLLLETTRLSVEQIAQRIGYAEPSTLRRLIRRDTKHPPGHFRPTA; from the coding sequence ATGACCAAAGTCGCGGTTGTCGAGATCGACGGATGCATGGCCTCAAGCGCGGCCATCACCCACGATGTATTGGCGACCGCCAACCGGATCGGCGCGGCGAAGCGCGTTCCGCCCTTCAAGGTTACGACGGTGCGTTGCGGATTCCGCCGCAACGACGTCGATCTGCGAGGAATCGAACTCGTCATCGTCCCCGGGCTTGGAACGGCGTCGGCAGACGAACTGGAGACGAAGTTGAAGAGCCCGATGTGCCGGCGCGCGGGCGACTTGCTGATGCGGGCGCACGCGACTGGAGCCGTGCTGGCCGCATCCTGCGCGAGCACGTTCCTTCTCGCGGAGACCGGCCTGCTCGATGGCCGGCGGGCGACCACGACATGGTGGTTCGCACCGCTGTTCCGGCAGCGCTATCCCGCAATCGAGTTGCTGTCGGAGCGGATGGTCGTCGCCGATTGGCCGATCGCAACCGGTGGCGCGGCCATGGCGCAGATGGACCTGATGCTTGCGGTCGTTGGCCGGTTCGCCGGACCAAGCCTCGCCAGAGCCTGCGCCAACTATCTCCTGCTCGATGAGCGGCGCTCCCAGGCGCCATTCATGGCGATTACCTATCTGGCGAGCCAGGACCCCAGGATTGCCAAGGCCGAGAAATGGGTGCGCGAAAACATCGCGCGCGACTTTGCGATCGAGGAGTTGGCCAACGCTGTCGCGCTGGCGCCACGGACATTTGCCCGCCGCGTCTCGGCGACCTGCGGCGTTTCACCGATTCAGTTCGTGCAGCGGATCAGGCTGGAGACCGCCCGATTGCTGCTTGAGACCACGCGCCTGTCGGTCGAGCAGATCGCGCAGAGGATCGGATATGCGGAGCCTTCGACACTTCGCCGGCTGATCCGCCGCGATACGAAACATCCGCCCGGACATTTCCGTCCGACCGCCTGA
- a CDS encoding aldehyde dehydrogenase family protein codes for MEKLKFYIDGAWVDPAAPSTLGIVNPATEEVFAQISLGSRLDVDRAAKAARRAFASYSVASVEARLSWLHKIIEGFRARLPDLARMMTLEMGAPITFATERQAAVALFHFEEAARVLANYKFEERMGNGIVRREPIGVCGLITPWNWPLNQVASKVAPALATGCTIVLKPSEIAPLSAMLFAEIVDGAGVPAGVFNLINGDGPTVGEALAAHPEIDMVSFTGSTTAGVRVAKLAADTVKRVAQELGGKSANIILADADLKTAVIEGVHACYTNAGQNCQSPTRMLIPRAQRDTAFAAAREAVDTVRLGDPLDPVSTMGPLASQAQFEKVQDLIQSGVDEGATLVAGGTGRPADINRGYYVRPTVFGDVTPQMKIAREEIFGPVLSIMSYDTEDEAIEIANDTPFGLAGFVQSRDIGRARAVANRIRAGRVYLNGAPFDRSLPFGGYKQSGNGREFGVFGFEEYLEVKAVLGH; via the coding sequence ATGGAAAAATTGAAATTCTACATCGACGGTGCCTGGGTGGATCCAGCCGCGCCGTCAACGCTGGGAATAGTCAACCCAGCGACGGAGGAAGTCTTCGCTCAGATCAGCCTGGGCTCGAGGCTTGATGTGGATCGGGCCGCCAAGGCAGCGCGCCGCGCTTTCGCGAGCTATTCCGTAGCCAGCGTCGAAGCGCGTCTGTCCTGGCTTCATAAGATCATCGAAGGTTTTCGGGCTCGCCTACCAGACCTGGCGCGGATGATGACCCTGGAGATGGGCGCGCCGATCACGTTTGCGACCGAGCGTCAGGCAGCCGTCGCGCTGTTTCATTTCGAGGAAGCCGCGCGCGTGCTGGCGAATTACAAGTTCGAGGAGCGGATGGGCAACGGGATCGTCCGTCGCGAACCGATCGGTGTCTGCGGACTGATTACGCCGTGGAACTGGCCACTGAACCAGGTTGCCTCCAAGGTGGCGCCGGCGCTCGCCACCGGCTGCACAATCGTGCTGAAACCCAGTGAGATCGCGCCGCTCAGCGCGATGCTGTTTGCGGAGATTGTCGACGGCGCGGGTGTCCCGGCGGGCGTCTTCAATCTCATAAACGGCGATGGCCCCACGGTAGGCGAGGCGCTCGCCGCCCATCCCGAGATCGACATGGTGTCGTTCACGGGATCGACGACGGCCGGCGTCAGGGTGGCCAAGCTTGCGGCGGATACGGTCAAGCGCGTCGCGCAGGAACTGGGCGGCAAATCCGCCAACATCATCCTTGCCGATGCCGACCTGAAAACCGCCGTGATCGAAGGTGTTCACGCCTGCTACACAAATGCCGGCCAAAACTGCCAGTCTCCCACGCGCATGCTTATCCCTCGTGCGCAGCGGGACACGGCATTCGCGGCGGCGCGTGAGGCTGTCGACACCGTTCGCCTGGGCGACCCGCTCGATCCGGTATCCACCATGGGGCCGCTGGCGAGCCAGGCACAGTTTGAGAAAGTGCAGGATCTTATCCAGTCCGGCGTTGACGAAGGGGCGACGCTGGTGGCCGGCGGCACAGGGCGGCCGGCCGATATCAACCGTGGATACTATGTTCGCCCGACCGTCTTCGGTGACGTGACGCCGCAAATGAAGATTGCACGTGAGGAGATTTTTGGCCCTGTGCTGTCAATCATGAGCTATGACACCGAAGATGAAGCGATCGAAATCGCCAATGACACGCCGTTCGGATTGGCGGGCTTCGTGCAGTCCAGGGATATTGGCCGCGCTCGCGCTGTCGCCAACCGAATCCGTGCAGGGCGCGTCTACCTCAACGGCGCGCCGTTTGACCGTAGCCTTCCGTTCGGGGGCTACAAGCAATCCGGCAACGGGCGTGAGTTCGGCGTCTTCGGATTTGAGGAATATCTCGAAGTGAAGGCTGTACTGGGCCACTGA
- a CDS encoding SDR family NAD(P)-dependent oxidoreductase, producing MTGIEIPGLSIPKVTLVTGGNSGIGKATAARLAAMGSAVVIGYNSRRAQAEEVIGCLEGRGHLAMRIAIDDPASVSEAAATVDQQYGRLDALVNCGGATTPVPANDLQGLTDEIFDRTVSLNLRGPFAMVRAFRPLLERGSGAAIVNISSIAARTGLGSSLAYLAAKAGVDALTIALAKVLAPKIRVFSVSPAGVDTDFVAGRTREHLQKIAEKLPLAHVTTPDDVARAAVACIVSLTSSTGIVVPVDEGRHL from the coding sequence ATGACTGGTATCGAAATTCCTGGGCTGTCGATTCCCAAGGTTACGCTTGTCACGGGCGGCAACAGCGGCATCGGCAAGGCAACTGCTGCGCGTCTTGCTGCCATGGGCTCTGCTGTCGTGATCGGCTACAACAGCCGCCGCGCGCAGGCCGAAGAGGTGATTGGATGCCTGGAGGGCCGCGGGCATCTCGCGATGCGGATCGCGATCGACGACCCGGCTTCCGTCTCGGAGGCCGCGGCGACCGTGGACCAGCAGTACGGACGGCTCGATGCGCTGGTCAATTGCGGAGGCGCCACGACGCCTGTGCCCGCCAATGATCTCCAGGGGCTGACGGACGAAATCTTCGACCGGACCGTTTCGCTCAATCTGCGCGGGCCATTCGCCATGGTTCGCGCCTTCCGTCCCTTGCTGGAGCGCGGCAGTGGCGCTGCCATCGTGAACATTTCGTCGATCGCGGCGCGCACGGGCCTGGGCAGCAGCCTGGCCTATCTGGCTGCCAAGGCGGGCGTCGACGCGCTCACGATCGCGCTCGCGAAAGTGCTTGCGCCGAAAATCCGCGTATTCTCGGTTTCGCCGGCCGGCGTGGACACGGATTTTGTCGCCGGCCGAACCCGTGAACACCTGCAGAAAATCGCGGAAAAACTGCCGCTCGCCCACGTCACCACGCCCGACGATGTCGCAAGGGCGGCGGTGGCCTGCATCGTCAGCCTGACCAGTTCGACGGGAATTGTGGTGCCGGTGGATGAGGGCAGGCACCTCTAG
- a CDS encoding Bug family tripartite tricarboxylate transporter substrate binding protein, with protein MRVLSFGLIGLALAIAPCHRAVAQEWPNRPVTMIVPFPAGAAVDTLARAVAHSLSEDFGKQFIVENRAGAGGNLGGTAVAKAAADGHTWLFGTPAPIALNKFMYKGLAYDSERDFMPVVLVAKSPLIITATSDFPAKTLPDLIAYAKQNPGKVNVGHPGNGTLGHITSALIQQFAGVEMTHVPYRGSAPLITDLLGGQVNIAMDFMPTYLPLVAERKIRALAVTTSQRVAQLPDVPTVQEAGFRDFEATAWYAIVAPTGTPPDIVSKVNNAVNAFLRSDKGKTVLEQNSLQGVGGSPDDLKAFIDGERAKWRPVIEAAKITM; from the coding sequence ATGCGCGTGCTGTCTTTCGGCCTCATCGGCCTCGCACTTGCCATTGCGCCATGTCACCGCGCCGTTGCGCAGGAGTGGCCGAATCGCCCGGTCACCATGATCGTGCCGTTCCCGGCCGGCGCCGCCGTGGACACGCTGGCGCGCGCCGTTGCGCACTCGCTCAGCGAGGACTTCGGCAAGCAGTTCATCGTCGAAAACCGCGCGGGAGCGGGCGGCAATCTCGGCGGGACGGCGGTCGCCAAGGCGGCTGCTGACGGCCATACCTGGCTGTTCGGGACGCCGGCGCCGATCGCGCTCAACAAGTTCATGTACAAGGGCCTGGCGTATGACTCCGAGCGCGATTTCATGCCGGTCGTGCTCGTCGCCAAGTCTCCGTTGATCATCACGGCGACATCAGACTTTCCGGCGAAGACGCTTCCTGACCTGATCGCCTATGCCAAACAGAACCCGGGCAAGGTCAATGTCGGCCATCCCGGCAACGGAACGCTCGGACACATTACCTCCGCGCTGATCCAGCAGTTTGCCGGCGTGGAGATGACGCACGTGCCTTATCGCGGCTCAGCGCCGCTGATCACGGACCTGCTGGGGGGACAAGTCAACATCGCCATGGATTTCATGCCGACCTATCTGCCGCTGGTGGCCGAGCGCAAGATTCGCGCGCTGGCGGTGACGACGAGCCAGCGCGTCGCGCAACTGCCCGATGTACCGACCGTGCAGGAAGCCGGATTCAGGGATTTCGAGGCGACGGCGTGGTACGCGATCGTTGCCCCCACCGGAACGCCGCCTGACATTGTGAGCAAGGTGAACAATGCGGTGAACGCCTTCCTCAGGAGTGACAAGGGTAAGACCGTGCTTGAGCAAAACTCGCTGCAAGGCGTCGGGGGCTCTCCTGATGACCTCAAGGCATTCATCGACGGCGAACGCGCCAAATGGCGTCCCGTGATCGAGGCCGCAAAGATCACGATGTGA
- a CDS encoding alpha/beta hydrolase, which yields MRPFAAALLLIELSTTAFAEEARKPSKPPIILESTGAYEVGGKVIAKPGDPSQTLSCDHGYVEYFIPAKRRSVGLIMWHSSSTKVWENRWDGGEGYKSIFLRRGYPVYLWDGPRVGRANWSCEPITYTPDYFDQRNFAAWRFGLTYLNWHPGLQFPTADKEAWDQATRARYDEFDTLENALLQAEAGGQAIDKIGPVIAVTNSAGGWRALLSALKAKSDNMKGIVAYETPGFVFPEGEGPEPKPDAPYGPNAVPLAEFMKLTKFPIQMVFGDYTDTRPIWKTSVEVAKTFCGIVNRHGGDCEVLLLPDAGLRGNTHIAFADLNNEAVADELSKWLGRKGLDKFAAE from the coding sequence TTGCGGCCGTTTGCCGCGGCATTATTGTTGATTGAATTGAGCACCACGGCCTTCGCCGAGGAAGCTCGCAAGCCATCGAAGCCTCCGATCATCCTGGAATCGACGGGCGCGTATGAAGTAGGCGGCAAGGTCATTGCCAAGCCCGGTGACCCCAGCCAAACGCTTTCCTGCGACCATGGTTACGTCGAATACTTCATCCCGGCGAAAAGGCGCAGCGTCGGCCTGATCATGTGGCACAGTTCTAGCACGAAGGTTTGGGAAAACCGCTGGGACGGCGGCGAAGGTTATAAAAGCATTTTCCTGCGCAGGGGATATCCGGTTTACCTGTGGGACGGCCCGCGCGTCGGTCGCGCGAACTGGAGTTGCGAGCCGATCACCTACACGCCTGATTATTTCGATCAGCGTAACTTTGCCGCCTGGCGTTTCGGCCTGACCTATCTCAACTGGCATCCGGGCCTGCAGTTTCCGACCGCCGACAAGGAGGCTTGGGATCAGGCGACGCGCGCCCGTTACGACGAGTTCGATACCCTCGAGAATGCATTGTTGCAGGCGGAGGCCGGCGGCCAGGCCATCGACAAGATCGGCCCCGTCATTGCCGTCACCAATTCCGCGGGCGGCTGGCGCGCGCTGCTGTCGGCACTGAAGGCAAAGAGCGACAACATGAAAGGCATCGTGGCCTACGAAACCCCGGGCTTCGTTTTCCCGGAGGGCGAGGGGCCAGAACCCAAGCCGGATGCGCCATATGGCCCCAATGCCGTGCCGCTGGCCGAGTTTATGAAGCTGACGAAGTTTCCGATCCAGATGGTGTTCGGCGACTACACCGATACGCGTCCGATCTGGAAAACCTCAGTCGAGGTGGCGAAGACCTTTTGCGGCATCGTCAATCGTCACGGAGGCGATTGCGAGGTCCTGCTGCTGCCCGACGCAGGGCTGCGCGGCAACACGCACATTGCCTTTGCCGATCTCAATAACGAAGCCGTTGCGGACGAATTATCCAAGTGGCTGGGCCGCAAGGGCCTGGACAAGTTTGCTGCAGAATAA